In one Sphingomonas sp. AP4-R1 genomic region, the following are encoded:
- a CDS encoding DUF2306 domain-containing protein, protein MTSLAATAPIPLPAIPHPLRWLIALTAGIVSALILAALVRHVATGSPTLSARSIWLPIHLGAAIPIVPLGAWVLVRRKGDRLHRLLGRIWAALMMVVALSSFGLVGMLGHLGPIHILSLAVTVGIPRAVWLARAGQIRAHLRGMVIIYGSAVAAALFAFVPGRVLGAWLFG, encoded by the coding sequence ATGACCAGCCTCGCCGCCACCGCCCCGATCCCTCTGCCTGCCATCCCGCATCCGCTCCGCTGGCTGATCGCGCTGACGGCCGGGATCGTGAGCGCCCTGATCCTCGCGGCGCTGGTGCGTCATGTCGCGACGGGATCGCCCACGCTGTCAGCCCGGTCGATCTGGCTTCCGATCCATCTGGGCGCGGCGATCCCGATCGTGCCGCTGGGCGCCTGGGTGCTGGTGCGCCGCAAGGGCGATCGGCTGCACCGCCTGCTGGGGCGGATCTGGGCGGCGCTGATGATGGTGGTGGCGCTGTCGAGCTTCGGGCTGGTCGGGATGCTCGGGCATCTCGGACCGATCCACATCCTCTCGCTGGCGGTGACCGTCGGCATTCCGCGCGCCGTGTGGCTGGCGCGCGCAGGCCAGATCCGGGCGCATCTGCGCGGTATGGTCATCATATACGGCAGCGCCGTCGCCGCCGCGCTCTTCGCCTTCGTGCCGGGGCGCGTGCTGGGCGCGTGGCTGTTCGGGTGA
- a CDS encoding LytTR family DNA-binding domain-containing protein: MARLKDISAELLVMAGLGLILGLLGPFGTFAMPVAARVGIWLAMAIGGYACFRPVIGAGRSLSEQAHLPLTLAMALACIVASVPVTVMTGALFGEGLDPAALAHSYPYVLLVGGLTTAIQVLLFSRRQPPAAPALATAAIDANAPQPPSDSVPVAAPTPPAPQPPATFLDRLPPHLGRDLMCLEMEDHYVRAHTARGSTLILMRMRDAVAEVAGIEGERVHRSWWVARTAVAATERRDRAILLRLSNGLDVPVARDSVALLRSKGWL; the protein is encoded by the coding sequence ATGGCGCGCCTGAAGGATATCTCGGCCGAATTGCTGGTGATGGCCGGGCTCGGCCTGATTCTGGGCCTGCTCGGGCCGTTCGGCACCTTCGCCATGCCGGTGGCCGCGCGCGTCGGCATCTGGCTGGCGATGGCGATCGGCGGCTATGCCTGCTTCCGGCCCGTGATCGGCGCCGGCCGCTCGCTGTCCGAACAGGCGCATCTGCCGTTGACGCTCGCGATGGCGCTGGCCTGCATCGTCGCCTCCGTTCCGGTGACGGTGATGACCGGCGCGCTGTTCGGCGAAGGGCTCGATCCCGCCGCGCTCGCGCATTCCTACCCCTATGTGCTGCTGGTCGGCGGGCTGACCACGGCGATCCAGGTCCTGCTCTTCTCGCGCCGCCAGCCGCCAGCCGCCCCAGCCCTCGCCACGGCCGCGATCGACGCGAATGCGCCGCAGCCGCCCTCCGATTCCGTACCCGTCGCCGCGCCGACACCCCCCGCACCGCAGCCGCCCGCCACCTTCCTCGATCGCCTGCCGCCGCATCTGGGCCGCGATCTGATGTGTCTGGAGATGGAGGATCATTATGTCCGTGCCCATACGGCGCGCGGCTCCACCCTGATCCTGATGCGGATGCGCGATGCGGTGGCCGAGGTCGCGGGGATCGAGGGTGAGCGCGTGCATCGCAGCTGGTGGGTCGCCCGCACCGCCGTCGCCGCCACCGAGCGGCGCGATCGGGCGATCCTGCTGCGCCTGTCCAACGGACTGGACGTGCCGGTCGCGCGGGACAGCGTGGCCCTGCTCCGATCGAAAGGGTGGCTGTAG
- a CDS encoding ribose-phosphate pyrophosphokinase: protein MKLLTGNANRPLAKAIADYLDMPLTDASVRRFADEEVFVEIHENVRGEDVFVLQSTGYPANDNLMELLICIDALRRASARRITAVVPYFGYARQDRKPGPRTPISAKLVANLITAAGANRVLSVDLHAGQIQGFFDIPTDNLYAAPVMSEDIKARFGDKNLMVVSPDVGGVVRARALAKRLNNAPLAIVDKRRERAGESEVMNIIGDVTGRFCILIDDIVDSAGTLCNAAAALRDAGAEDVVAYVTHGVLSGGAVARVEGSALRELVITDSIAPNVAVAGAQKIRVNTIAPLLAEAVRRIADESSVSSLFD, encoded by the coding sequence ATGAAATTGTTGACCGGCAACGCGAACCGGCCGCTGGCCAAGGCGATCGCCGATTATCTGGACATGCCGCTGACCGATGCGTCGGTCCGCCGCTTCGCCGACGAAGAGGTCTTCGTCGAGATTCACGAGAATGTGCGCGGCGAAGACGTGTTCGTGCTGCAGTCGACCGGCTACCCCGCCAACGACAATCTGATGGAATTGCTGATCTGCATCGATGCGCTGCGCCGCGCCTCGGCCCGCCGGATCACCGCCGTCGTCCCCTATTTCGGCTATGCCCGCCAGGATCGGAAGCCCGGCCCGCGCACGCCGATTTCCGCCAAACTGGTCGCCAACCTGATCACCGCCGCGGGCGCGAACCGCGTGCTGTCGGTGGATCTGCACGCCGGCCAGATCCAGGGCTTCTTCGATATCCCGACCGACAACCTCTACGCCGCGCCGGTGATGTCCGAGGATATCAAAGCCCGCTTCGGCGACAAGAATCTGATGGTCGTCTCGCCCGACGTCGGCGGCGTGGTGCGCGCCCGTGCGCTCGCCAAGCGGCTGAACAACGCCCCCCTCGCCATCGTCGACAAGCGCCGCGAGCGCGCCGGCGAGAGCGAGGTGATGAACATCATCGGTGACGTCACCGGCCGCTTCTGCATCCTGATCGACGATATCGTCGATTCGGCCGGCACGCTCTGCAACGCCGCCGCGGCGCTGCGCGATGCGGGCGCCGAGGATGTCGTCGCCTATGTCACGCACGGCGTGCTGTCGGGCGGCGCGGTCGCGCGCGTCGAGGGTTCGGCGCTGCGCGAGCTGGTGATCACCGATTCGATCGCGCCCAATGTGGCGGTGGCCGGCGCGCAGAAGATCCGCGTCAACACGATCGCCCCGCTGCTGGCCGAGGCGGTGCGCCGCATCGCCGACGAAAGCTCGGTTTCCTCGCTGTTCGACTGA
- a CDS encoding PDZ domain-containing protein, whose translation MARRSEFRVEQLSGLTLTLYRALMAVLLLIAAIGIVTAYGQQRDAQASVGPTFAASLRFPGGNDVVTRVAPFSDEARARGLLPGDRLIAIDGRAIPYFDLDAIQSLLAGPDGSTYRLTVQTGEASPRTITLTRNSHYIDQAYAGSGLTFAIRSWTVFGFRMLDAVLALATALLLFIRRPTDPVAAMLALCAVPLENGLLFLWPDAGLALTGFSSVRHMLFLTTILIYPNGRFVPRWTIWLTPLIPVIELVSFQSTTVEAAIGLRQLLLFAFLIAAAGAFYLRYRSTPPGAERQQIKLIMLGTVGWVLFGLVSLVLERISAASATVAMSAWFSLASHLAGSFAAIALEAGILLSLLRLRLYDADSLISRSAAYTFLTLLLGPTFAATDKVVQVLSAQSFGENARAMSAGFGAAIAATLIAPLNKRVRRWTELRFQGEIVALRDDLPKHVGDLREFATLDVLLAGVLDRIRQGIRTRHVAILLRGENGGFHPLTSPGLTGETVLTWAQDWQPEPGNRLEGDRDDPLFPVRIRLGDEEPGMIGWILLGPRPDGSFFGKDERKALAEIAAPIALAIRIVRERDARMAGHIARNRELEERIATLESRLGAFRDSA comes from the coding sequence GTGGCGCGGCGTTCGGAATTCCGGGTCGAGCAACTCAGCGGGCTGACGCTGACCCTCTATCGCGCGCTGATGGCGGTGCTTCTGCTGATCGCGGCGATCGGCATCGTCACCGCCTACGGCCAGCAGCGCGACGCGCAGGCCTCGGTCGGGCCGACCTTCGCGGCCAGCCTGCGCTTTCCGGGCGGCAACGATGTGGTGACGCGAGTCGCCCCCTTCAGCGACGAGGCGCGCGCCAGAGGCCTGCTGCCGGGCGACCGGCTGATCGCGATCGACGGTCGCGCGATCCCCTATTTCGATCTGGATGCGATCCAGTCGCTGCTCGCAGGCCCCGACGGCAGCACCTATCGCCTGACCGTGCAGACCGGCGAGGCGTCGCCGCGCACGATCACGCTCACCCGCAATTCCCATTATATCGACCAGGCCTATGCCGGATCGGGGCTCACCTTCGCGATCCGCAGCTGGACGGTGTTCGGCTTCCGCATGCTGGATGCCGTGCTGGCGCTGGCTACGGCGCTGCTGCTCTTCATCCGCCGCCCGACCGATCCGGTGGCGGCGATGCTGGCCTTGTGCGCGGTGCCACTGGAGAACGGGCTGCTGTTCCTGTGGCCCGATGCGGGGCTGGCGCTGACCGGCTTCTCGTCGGTGCGCCACATGCTCTTCCTCACCACGATCCTGATCTATCCCAACGGGCGCTTCGTGCCGCGCTGGACGATCTGGCTGACGCCGCTGATCCCGGTGATCGAGCTGGTGTCCTTCCAGTCGACCACGGTGGAAGCCGCGATCGGCCTGCGGCAGCTGCTGCTCTTCGCCTTCCTGATCGCGGCGGCCGGCGCCTTCTACCTGCGCTATCGTTCGACCCCGCCCGGCGCGGAGCGGCAGCAGATCAAGCTCATCATGCTGGGCACGGTCGGCTGGGTGCTGTTCGGGCTTGTCTCGCTGGTGCTGGAGCGGATCTCGGCGGCCAGCGCGACGGTGGCGATGTCGGCCTGGTTCTCGCTCGCCTCGCATCTGGCGGGCAGCTTCGCCGCGATCGCGCTGGAGGCCGGCATCCTGCTCTCGCTGCTGCGGCTGCGCCTCTACGACGCCGATTCGCTGATCAGCCGCTCCGCCGCTTATACCTTCCTCACCCTGCTGCTCGGTCCCACCTTCGCCGCGACCGACAAGGTGGTGCAGGTGCTGAGCGCGCAATCCTTCGGCGAGAATGCGCGCGCCATGTCGGCGGGCTTCGGCGCCGCCATCGCCGCCACGTTGATCGCGCCGCTCAACAAGCGCGTGCGCCGCTGGACCGAACTGCGCTTTCAGGGCGAGATCGTGGCGCTGCGCGACGATCTGCCGAAGCATGTGGGCGATCTGCGCGAATTCGCGACGTTGGACGTGCTGCTGGCGGGCGTGCTGGACCGCATCCGGCAGGGGATCCGGACGCGCCATGTCGCGATCCTGCTGCGCGGCGAGAATGGGGGCTTCCATCCCCTGACGTCGCCCGGCCTGACCGGCGAGACCGTTCTTACCTGGGCGCAGGACTGGCAGCCGGAGCCGGGCAACCGGCTGGAAGGCGACCGCGACGATCCGCTCTTCCCGGTGCGGATCCGGCTGGGCGACGAGGAACCCGGCATGATCGGCTGGATCCTGCTGGGGCCCCGCCCCGACGGCAGCTTCTTCGGCAAGGACGAGCGCAAGGCACTGGCCGAGATCGCCGCGCCGATCGCGCTCGCCATCCGCATCGTGCGCGAGCGCGACGCGCGCATGGCCGGGCATATCGCGCGCAATCGCGAGCTGGAGGAACGCATCGCCACGCTGGAGAGCCGGCTGGGCGCCTTCCGGGATAGTGCGTGA
- the hisN gene encoding histidinol-phosphatase gives MTDDDIQLIGRLADAAGAAIRPFFRARFTIETKADASPVTQADRAAETAIRAILEQERPQDGIIGEEYGVTREEAPRQWVIDPIDGTRAFLAGRPLFGTLIALLEEDRPVLGVIDQPISGERWLGAKGRPTLFNGAPVKTRACATLAAGHMATTGPYLFAPEDQPAFDRLRGEMRDTIWGGDCYNYALVASGHVDLVVESWLKLYDFAALVPVVEGAGGRMTDWQGQPLDRHSDGRVIAAGDPALIEQAVTVLAS, from the coding sequence ATGACCGACGATGATATCCAGCTGATCGGGCGGCTGGCGGATGCCGCGGGTGCGGCGATCCGCCCCTTCTTCCGCGCGCGCTTCACGATCGAGACCAAGGCCGATGCCTCGCCCGTGACGCAGGCGGATCGCGCCGCCGAGACCGCGATCCGCGCGATCCTAGAGCAAGAACGCCCGCAGGACGGCATCATCGGCGAGGAATATGGCGTCACCCGCGAAGAGGCGCCGCGCCAGTGGGTGATCGATCCGATCGACGGCACGCGCGCCTTTCTCGCCGGGCGGCCTCTGTTCGGCACCCTGATCGCGCTGCTGGAGGAGGATCGCCCGGTGCTGGGCGTGATCGACCAGCCGATTTCGGGCGAACGCTGGCTGGGCGCCAAGGGGCGGCCGACCCTGTTCAACGGCGCGCCCGTGAAGACGCGCGCCTGCGCCACGCTCGCCGCCGGCCATATGGCGACGACGGGCCCCTATCTGTTCGCGCCCGAAGACCAGCCCGCCTTCGATCGGCTGCGCGGGGAAATGCGCGACACGATCTGGGGCGGCGACTGCTATAATTACGCGCTGGTCGCCTCGGGCCATGTCGATCTGGTCGTCGAATCCTGGCTCAAGCTCTATGATTTCGCGGCGCTCGTGCCCGTGGTGGAGGGCGCCGGCGGGCGCATGACCGACTGGCAGGGCCAGCCGCTCGACCGCCACAGCGACGGCCGCGTGATCGCGGCGGGCGATCCGGCGCTGATCGAGCAGGCCGTGACGGTGCTGGCTTCCTGA
- a CDS encoding AsmA family protein: MVDLSHPPSARDSSPADAPPPPAPAPVRDPARTAIASVVSVVATIFGLIFLAWLVLFVTKGRFLKHTFERVASRYMERDIRVAGDFNFYFDPIDVKFLAEGMTVSNPDWAKKPNLFASKLIDTRIETLPLIFGKKQIEWLNLVDGTVDLEWDKAHKRNSWTFAGDTPFQMPLIRRAAVTGTDIHYDDAAMQIFADVHFDPINAKDSRFANNILFTGKGTARGNPFTLNGSQTSPNALMAGGRNQFELHVRAARTSVDVSGTLPAATQIEGADLAVQVRGRNLRNLFDLAGIAVPDTRAYRLRSHLTKRGQDYEFTRIAGSYGNSDIGGAMTVTVPRTGTEDRLFLKADLASRLVDMIDIGPFIGYNPDKLATQGATAAATTQHARGAYPRILPDAPLRVDAIKAFDAKVTYKVADIRQPFVPISNILLGLDLDHSLMKLSPLNFDMAGGHVDSDISINARQPAIVTDYDIRMSPTPMGKLLARFGVNDSGTTGTIKARVKMTGTGNTVRDSLATSNGRIAVILPRGTFWTSYTQLSEFDIGTFVQKMFEKKLKEPVQINCGLIGFTVRDGIAAADPILIDTSKNVMTAKGGFSFKDELLSFAFRADAKKFSVFSGQSPVGIGGHFAAPSFQIVTPELLLRGGVGVALGVLTPPAALLAFVDPGDAKAAACGPVLAGANAAAQRTLKGEPRKDIGKGKSADVKAEKDKKPIKL; encoded by the coding sequence ATGGTCGATCTGTCTCACCCTCCGTCCGCACGGGACAGCAGTCCGGCCGATGCGCCGCCCCCGCCCGCTCCGGCGCCGGTGCGCGACCCGGCCAGGACGGCGATCGCCTCGGTCGTCTCGGTGGTGGCCACGATCTTCGGGCTGATCTTCCTGGCGTGGCTGGTGCTGTTCGTCACCAAGGGCCGCTTCCTGAAGCATACGTTCGAGCGGGTCGCGAGCCGCTATATGGAACGCGACATCCGCGTGGCTGGCGACTTCAATTTCTATTTCGATCCGATCGACGTGAAGTTCCTTGCCGAGGGCATGACCGTTTCCAATCCCGACTGGGCGAAGAAGCCCAATCTGTTCGCCTCCAAGCTGATCGACACGCGGATCGAGACGCTGCCGCTGATCTTCGGGAAGAAGCAGATCGAATGGCTGAACCTGGTCGACGGCACGGTCGATCTGGAATGGGACAAGGCGCACAAGCGCAACAGCTGGACGTTTGCGGGCGACACGCCGTTCCAGATGCCGCTGATCCGGCGCGCGGCGGTGACGGGCACCGACATCCACTATGACGATGCCGCGATGCAGATCTTCGCGGACGTGCATTTCGATCCGATCAACGCGAAGGACAGCCGCTTCGCCAACAATATCCTGTTCACCGGCAAGGGCACGGCGCGCGGCAACCCCTTCACGCTGAACGGCAGCCAGACCTCGCCCAACGCGCTGATGGCGGGCGGGCGCAACCAGTTCGAGCTGCATGTTCGCGCCGCGCGCACCAGCGTCGACGTGTCGGGTACGCTTCCGGCCGCGACGCAGATCGAGGGTGCGGATCTCGCCGTGCAGGTGCGCGGGCGCAATCTGCGCAACCTGTTCGATCTGGCCGGCATCGCCGTGCCGGATACGCGGGCCTATCGCCTGCGCTCGCACCTGACGAAGCGCGGACAGGATTATGAATTCACCCGCATCGCCGGGAGCTACGGCAATAGCGACATCGGCGGTGCGATGACGGTCACCGTGCCGCGCACCGGCACCGAGGATCGCCTGTTCCTGAAGGCCGATCTCGCCAGCCGTCTGGTCGACATGATCGATATCGGGCCGTTCATCGGCTACAATCCCGACAAGCTGGCGACGCAGGGTGCCACCGCCGCCGCGACCACCCAGCATGCGCGCGGTGCCTATCCGCGCATCCTGCCCGACGCGCCGCTGCGCGTGGACGCGATCAAGGCCTTCGATGCGAAGGTCACCTACAAGGTGGCCGACATCAGGCAGCCGTTCGTGCCGATCTCGAACATCCTGCTCGGCCTCGATCTCGATCATTCGCTGATGAAGCTGAGCCCGCTCAACTTCGATATGGCGGGCGGCCATGTCGACAGCGACATTTCGATCAATGCGCGCCAGCCCGCGATCGTCACCGATTACGATATCCGCATGTCGCCGACGCCGATGGGCAAATTGCTCGCGCGCTTCGGGGTCAATGATTCGGGTACGACCGGCACGATCAAGGCGCGCGTGAAGATGACGGGCACCGGCAACACGGTGCGCGATTCGCTCGCCACGTCCAACGGCCGCATCGCCGTGATCCTGCCGCGCGGCACCTTCTGGACCAGCTACACCCAGCTGTCCGAATTCGACATCGGCACCTTCGTGCAGAAGATGTTCGAGAAGAAGCTGAAGGAGCCGGTGCAGATCAATTGCGGGCTGATCGGCTTCACGGTGCGCGACGGCATCGCGGCGGCCGATCCCATCCTGATCGATACCAGCAAGAATGTGATGACGGCCAAGGGCGGCTTCAGCTTCAAGGACGAGTTGCTCAGCTTCGCCTTCCGCGCGGACGCGAAGAAGTTCAGCGTCTTCTCGGGCCAGTCGCCCGTGGGCATCGGTGGCCATTTCGCGGCGCCCTCGTTCCAGATCGTCACACCCGAACTGCTGCTGCGCGGCGGGGTGGGCGTGGCGCTGGGCGTGCTGACGCCGCCGGCGGCGCTGCTGGCGTTCGTCGATCCGGGCGATGCGAAGGCGGCGGCCTGCGGGCCGGTGCTGGCCGGCGCGAACGCGGCCGCCCAGCGCACCCTCAAGGGCGAGCCGCGCAAGGATATCGGCAAGGGCAAGAGCGCCGACGTGAAGGCGGAGAAGGACAAGAAGCCGATCAAGCTGTGA
- the rpmI gene encoding 50S ribosomal protein L35, whose product MPKLKTKSGVKKRFKLTATGLLKHGVAGKRHRLMSHNAKYIRQNRGTSVLSDADTATVKRWAPYGLK is encoded by the coding sequence ATGCCCAAGCTGAAGACGAAGAGCGGCGTTAAAAAACGCTTCAAGCTCACCGCCACCGGCCTGCTGAAGCATGGCGTGGCGGGCAAGCGGCACCGGCTGATGAGCCACAATGCCAAGTATATCCGCCAGAACCGCGGCACCTCCGTGCTTTCCGACGCCGATACGGCGACGGTGAAGCGCTGGGCGCCCTACGGCCTCAAGTAA
- the rplT gene encoding 50S ribosomal protein L20: MARVKRGVTTHAKHKRILEDAKGYYGRRKNTIRIARQAVEKAGQYAYRDRKVNKRNFRALWIQRINAAVRTEGLTYGVFMHGLKLAGIDLDRKVLADLAMNEAATFSAIVAQAKAALPEDARVAA; this comes from the coding sequence ATGGCACGCGTCAAGCGCGGCGTAACCACGCACGCAAAGCATAAGCGTATTCTGGAAGACGCGAAGGGCTATTATGGCCGTCGCAAGAATACGATCCGCATCGCCCGCCAGGCGGTGGAGAAGGCCGGGCAGTACGCCTATCGCGACCGCAAGGTGAACAAGCGCAATTTCCGCGCTCTGTGGATCCAGCGCATCAACGCCGCCGTCCGCACCGAAGGCCTGACCTACGGTGTGTTCATGCACGGCCTGAAGCTGGCCGGCATCGATCTGGACCGCAAGGTCCTGGCCGATCTGGCGATGAACGAAGCCGCCACCTTCTCGGCGATCGTCGCCCAGGCGAAGGCAGCGCTTCCGGAAGACGCCCGCGTCGCGGCGTAA
- the pheS gene encoding phenylalanine--tRNA ligase subunit alpha gives MSDVQTLSASLVDEVRSAADADTLEAIRVRALGKSGTITALLKTLGAMSPEERQEKGPAIQGLRAAVADAIAERKAALDQAALDARLASERLDMSLPVGAGAQGSVHPVSQVMDELAEIFADLGFAVATGPEIEDDWHNFTALNIPETHPARAMHDTFYFPDVDAEGRRMLLRTHTSPVQIRTMKDAEPPIRIIAPGRVYRSDSDATHTPMFHQIEGLVIDRGIHLGHLRWTLETFLKAFFERDDIVLRLRPSYFPFTEPSVEVDVGYSIEKGRRVIGGDPTGPNGGWMEVLGSGMVHPKVIAAAGLDPAEWQGFAFGTGVDRLAMLKYGMDDLRAFFDGDLRWLRHYGFRALDVPTLSGGVGA, from the coding sequence GTGAGCGACGTCCAAACCTTGAGTGCCAGCCTCGTCGACGAGGTCCGGTCCGCCGCCGATGCCGACACGCTGGAGGCGATCCGCGTGCGCGCGCTCGGCAAGTCCGGCACGATCACCGCGCTGCTGAAGACGCTCGGCGCGATGTCGCCCGAGGAGCGGCAGGAGAAGGGCCCCGCCATCCAGGGCCTGCGCGCCGCCGTCGCCGATGCGATCGCGGAGCGGAAGGCCGCGCTGGATCAGGCCGCGCTCGACGCGCGCCTCGCTTCCGAGCGGCTCGACATGTCGCTGCCCGTCGGCGCGGGCGCGCAGGGCTCCGTCCACCCCGTCAGCCAGGTGATGGACGAGCTGGCCGAGATTTTCGCCGATCTGGGCTTCGCCGTCGCCACCGGCCCGGAGATCGAGGACGACTGGCACAATTTCACCGCGCTCAACATTCCGGAAACCCATCCGGCCCGCGCGATGCACGACACCTTCTACTTTCCCGATGTGGACGCCGAGGGTCGCAGGATGCTGCTCCGCACGCATACCTCGCCGGTGCAGATCCGCACGATGAAGGATGCCGAGCCGCCGATCCGCATCATCGCGCCGGGCCGCGTCTATCGGTCGGACAGTGACGCCACCCACACGCCGATGTTCCACCAGATCGAGGGCCTCGTCATCGATCGCGGCATCCATCTCGGCCATCTGCGCTGGACGCTGGAGACCTTCCTCAAGGCCTTCTTCGAGCGTGACGATATCGTGCTGCGCCTGCGCCCCTCGTATTTCCCCTTCACCGAGCCTTCGGTGGAGGTCGATGTCGGCTATTCGATCGAGAAGGGCCGCCGCGTGATCGGCGGCGATCCCACCGGCCCCAATGGCGGCTGGATGGAGGTGCTGGGCTCCGGCATGGTCCACCCCAAGGTGATCGCCGCCGCCGGTCTGGATCCGGCCGAGTGGCAGGGCTTCGCCTTCGGCACCGGCGTCGATCGCCTCGCTATGCTGAAATATGGAATGGATGATCTGCGCGCCTTCTTCGACGGTGATCTGCGCTGGCTGCGCCATTATGGCTTCCGCGCGCTCGACGTACCCACGCTGAGCGGAGGAGTGGGCGCATGA